In Nymphalis io chromosome 9, ilAglIoxx1.1, whole genome shotgun sequence, the genomic window ATGGAAAGCATAACGGACACGTCCCTGCTGAAAGACCTAAAGATTTAGATCTTAACAAAGCTAAGGAAAAAGAAACGAAAAAAGAAGAGACCAGCTTGTTTGACGAACCCGACAGTGGCTTCACGAAAATAGATAATCTTCCAATAGAGAAAGATCTAGAAAGATCGAAGTTTGGATCTTTGCGCAACGGCGTCGAGGCAGGAAATTATGTTCGACTCTCAGATCCGTTGTCGATACCGGACAAATTGCATTACGAACAAGAGCTTGCaaaattcaatgaaaaatatCTAAGAGACTATTTAGATAACGTAGCGGGCAGGTTGCCGGTGAAAGAAGACTATTTGCCAGAACTTCAAACGCCGGTGTTCTCTAAAGTTAAGTCGGGGCGATTGAAAAATTTACATGACGAACTCTCCCCGACGTATGACAAAAAACGTCAATCAAAGTCTCCTACGAGAGCGAAGACGGTTCCTTCACCGACGATTCAGCAACTTGAAGATTACTTGCGGAGTTCCAATAGATCAAGAAGATCCGAAACTCCGGCCATGTTCCCGATGGAGCCGATCGAGGAGAAAGACAGGGAAGGACCGGACATAGAAGGAAGGGCGACCGGTACTCCCACGGATCCCGGCTACGTGCACTATACGGCGGGCAAGTGGCCTGACAGAGGGAGGCAAATACGGACGCCCAGGCACAGTCCGACGCAGTGAATTACATAATGATCGACGACTGGACTTAGTCATCGCGAGACGCGAACTTGATGTGGCGTGATTAATGAGTGGTTTGTGCAATTAATGGCTGAGCTGACGAGTGGCTGAGATCGACGGATTCGAGTAATTAATAAGTTTTCCGGTTTGTATGTACGACTAATTAACTGTTAACCAAATATCTTTATAATGCTGCCATAGTCTGGTGTCATAGTGGTTTATGTGTACAGTATTccgattttttataatagttatcgttttacaagcttttatctAACTTTACCTGTTAGAAGTTGTAAATCTTGCTAGGGCCGGATTTACTGTCTTGGAGGTCCTGGAGCAATAACCACCCAATTGACCAACTTCTTATGTTTACTTACCTTATTTTCTCTAAAGTTCTTTTAATTACCTTAAAcactgttaatattttaatattaattttatatgtgcaaatatatttaatattaaaaataaagtacgcAGGGACTTAAAACAATTGAGAATACTTAGTTCGACTATGTTTTAGAGCTATAGTCGTCATTTgtctttgtttttatatatatgtgtgacTCATTTCATCAAACTTTAGCTAGGTTTCATTGTAATTAGTTCCCAtacataagataaattaatatagctTGTATTTGATATCTACAAATTTTTTGTGTTCGTAATAAATTGtcgtttatgtatttttaattatgtttttattgttggAAATA contains:
- the LOC126770577 gene encoding uncharacterized protein LOC126770577 gives rise to the protein MPLCDKWVALKILQFLFCVACLVAKRVSSDDEARLALLLQKFSREWSLLTSVTWDSVGGAFADATYGGYVIITFALILGRIFQEVPKGRRILEGFLLGIGMLFFLILGGLELASLDSVPRNLIVNASVLGSLSLATAILFLIDLLGPRVYTATRPSQTDPFSSPKPEKKVSILTHTPAATNGHVPNGKHNGHVPAERPKDLDLNKAKEKETKKEETSLFDEPDSGFTKIDNLPIEKDLERSKFGSLRNGVEAGNYVRLSDPLSIPDKLHYEQELAKFNEKYLRDYLDNVAGRLPVKEDYLPELQTPVFSKVKSGRLKNLHDELSPTYDKKRQSKSPTRAKTVPSPTIQQLEDYLRSSNRSRRSETPAMFPMEPIEEKDREGPDIEGRATGTPTDPGYVHYTAGKWPDRGRQIRTPRHSPTQ